The Ahaetulla prasina isolate Xishuangbanna chromosome 5, ASM2864084v1, whole genome shotgun sequence genomic sequence gtgcagctcagcagaggcaggggggggcagggccagggatttttgccactggtcctccgaaccagcagccgccatcgctaccggatcacgcgagccggtccaaaccgggagcacttcaccccggtctatatattttattgaagTGTTTTGTGGCCCAAAGGTCAGAgtacttttcatttcatttcatttcatttcatttcatactTTTGCAGAGAGAGATGGGTGgcctataattttaataaataaataaggatttcaTTCGAACATCTtggtttctcttatttctattcaGAATACTGTTtctaaaataaaaaggtaaaatatCTAACAGTTTGTTCCCATTTCCTTAATCAGTATTCAGAggcaatttacaaccacaattgagcccaaaatgtccattgctaagcaagacagtttttaagtgggttttgacccattttacaacccttcttgccaccattaagtgaattattgtagttgttaagttggtaacttgGTTATTAaaagaatctggtttccccattgactgtgcccatcagaaggttgcaaaaagtgagccATGATCTCTGGTCACTGCagccattataaatacatgccagctgccaagcatctaaattttgatcacatgactaacagtcgtaagtgtgaaaatgatcataagtcacttttttcagtgctgttgcaacttcaggggtgggattctactggttcgggtgaaccagtagctccaacattcagctgggagcgaactggtTTGCCCCAGCAatcagctgggcctgcccacccctgcgctttacttactTTTATCTTCACAGCTGATTAGTACGGCAGAACGgattgccacacctcagctgttttaattccctagcactaacgcAAAAAGTGATTTTTCATTGAACTGCGCACATACGCGCAGTGTGCACCTGCCGTGGGTGCACATAAAGCGCACaatcactgaaccggttgttaaactggaaggatcccaccactgcttcaaatggtcattaaatgaatggttgtaagttgagaactacctgtactgattTTGTGTCTGTTCCTAACCCAATGTAAACACTTTATTCTTATCTTTAAATTCCTACTTAGTCTGCGTTTCACCCTCTTTTTCCTCTACTCTTCAATCCCAGTAAAACCTTACCaaaaaccttctgtttcttcAAAGAACTTCCCTTGCTAACTCTACTTGGAATTGCTTCCCAAAACACCACAGGGTATTGCCTTTCTTATGTCTTTTAAGGTCTTTTACTTTACTTCTCTTTAAAATATTggtatatttttaatgttttgaaaaCTGTTCAAAGAATTTACCTAACAAGTGAGATATACATTCTTACAATAAATAAACCTTGGACACTATCTTTAATTTCTACTGTATTTCTGAATATTCTtcaggaatgtttttttttaaacagctgtGTCATATATTCTTCTACTTCAGCCTTCCCCAATCTGGCAGTCTCCATCTGAATTCAGATCATAACTGAGAattctcagctagctttgcttccAAAGAAGATGTCAAATTGAAAAGAGTCGTTGCATTGCACCTCACTTTATCCAAGTATCAATAAAAAAGAACGTGCATACTTCTACTCTACAACCCTGCATCCAATCCCTCTTCTTTTCTGTACAACACGTTTAGAtagtaaaattttaaaacatctgGTTCTTATACTCTGCAGTGACAATTTAGTAACCAAAATGTCAAAGCCTAGCATTATTagctattccttttttaaaaactatataagaACCCTACCTTTCTGATAGTATTTTGAGTTATGCGTCCACCTGAATCCAGTGCAGAGGCCAAAATCAGTCAGTTTGATGTGTCCATCAAGATCAATCAGGATATTATCTGGTTTGATGTCCCTATGGATAAATCCCATTTTGTGGACACTTTCTATGGCTAAAGTTAGTTCAGCAATGTAAAACCGAGCTAGCTTTTCTGGGAAGACTTCCATTCGGATCAACAGGCTCATCATGTCTCCTCCTGGGATGTAGTCCATCACAAAGTACAGGTTGTCCTTATCTTGGAAGGAGTAGTAGAGTTTGACCACCCATTCATTGTCTGCTTCTGCAAGGATATCCCTTTCGGCTTTGACATGAGCCACTTGGTTACGGTTGAGCACATCTTTCTTCCTCAGGGTTTTCATGGCGTACAGAGCATGAGTATCCACTTTGCAAGCAAGGCAGACTTCACCGAAAGCACCAATGCCTAGAGTCTTGATTTTTACAAACATCGATTTATCCATTTTAGCTCTTTTCAGCCTGTTATAGTTTGATTCTTTTTGGTAGAGAATTTTTCTCATCTGCTCTTGCTCTGCTTCGCAAAGGCCAGCCTTAGTCAAAATCAGGAAGTagggaagagaggggagaaagaagcAACAGAATCAGTATCATGGCAACAATTATCAGAAACCTACACAAGTATGCTAGTTATACTGTAAGTCTAAATTACAGCCAATCATCTTTTTGTTCTATTCTCATGTTCTAAACTAGTTTTCCCTAATTTGGAGGGCATCAGGTTGGATGGGTGGAGGCTCTAAGTATTTAAATACAGCACAGATAGATTATGTTCGGGTTTACTGCCTAAATAAGCCAGGTTTCCTCTGACATCTGCCTGGGCAGCCCAAAGTATGCAGAGAAGGACCTTCACATGGATTACATTAGATATCAGGGGGAGGAATATATTCAGCATAGGTCTCCCCCAAAATGAGTTTTTCCAAATGTGTTCAGAATCGTGTTCATTTCATGACATTGTTGACAGACATAAAAACGGGTTGGATTCAATACATGTTATTGTGAGAATTTACATTTTAAGGTCAGTTTGGTTATAGTGGTtagagcatcaggctagaaaccaggagactgtgagttttagttctgccttGGGCTGAGTGATCTTGGTCCAATTACACTCTAGAAAGAGACAATGGTAAACCAGTTCcacaatcttgccaagaaaactgcagggactgtcACCAGAATAGCACTTAATCATGCTTTATATCTAGTTTTGAATTCacatgttaaaggaacagaaaaaaTGGCGTCCTTGTGGTTTTAGATGAATTGTGCTGTATGTAGAAAAGAGAAAGACCTACAAACATACTTTTCTTTAGATACAACACTGTTATATATGATTTATGTGTACTTGGAAGGTCCTAACacaacaagttttttaaaaatcaaatacagAGGCCCACAAACATAAATCACCTTGGCCATTTCCTGCTCTAGCTGTAGCCGGCGATTCATTTTCTGCTGATAGGTCTTGATAACATTCTCCACATGCTGCTCCATGTAGAATTTAAAGGCAAATGGTGAGTAGCTCTTGATTCgggattctctcttctcttcatcTTTGCCATTCTTCCGCACTGGCACTGGGGAGGTCTGTATTtgctttttatcctttttttctgATTTAGCTGTCTTGATTTTTTCACTCCTTTCTCCGTTTTCCTCAGATTTGTTGCTTGCTGAGCTTGGGATTCTCCGAATGGTTTGTTCCATTCCTGGACGTAAACAGTTAATATCAAACTGCTCTGAACTGTTGGGTAGCAGCAAATGTTTGGGATATGGCGGTGGAGGACACCTGAGTTCCTGATTGCTATAATCAACATCTAATGGATAGGCATTTGCTCCCCCGACAGGAAGGGGGTGTTGCTCCATCATTCCTAGGTTGTCTAATGCTGAAGACTGTGCAGGTAACCAACCTGGATGTGCAGGGCCTACAGCAGTCTGAGGTTCAGGCCTCATCACTCTTGTGCTCTTAACTGGTTGGAGAATATGAGTAGCAGTGACAGCCGTGATGGTATTTGGAGAAGGCATGGAGGCCTCAGTTTTGCCTGAAGCAGTTTGCCTCATAGGTACGGGCATTTGTGGCTGGTGGTTGTTAAAAGAATTGGTTCTACTGGGGACACAGGCATCTGGTCTGAAGGGTACATGTTGCCGTGGAGAGGCTTCCAATGCTTGGCTTTGTAGTGAATCACGACgggatgaagaagaggaagaagaggaagaggttgtcTGCCACTGCTGAATCTGAGAGTTATTCAGATCATATAGGTCCATATTTAGGCTATTTCTAGATGGGGTTAAGAGACCCTGGGGTGGACTGTCTGAAAATTCATTACTAAATGGAGCACCTCTAGTGATCACATGAATTGGATGAGAACTTGGGATTGGCTGTTTGTGATGGGAATGTGGCATATATAGACCAGCCGGTGCCTGCTGGAACCCATGGCTAGAATTGTTAGGTGCAACAGCTGCTTTGTTAGGGAGGCTTGGATACCCTCCTTCTTGttgcattttattttgaaaagaatgGCTCCGCTGAATTCCATATCCAAGACCCTCACTCTGCACCATCACAGGCTGTCTGCCATAATGGGGACTATTTGAGCCATGGGTACCCTGCAACTGCAAAGCTTGGCTACTATGACCAGCCACTGGATAGCTGATGACTGAGGAATCCATGTTAGTAGGGTAGGCTTTCTGTTGAAGATTGCCAGGAGTGTTGTGGGAGCTTAAGCATGGTGGCCTTTGTACAGGAGCATTCATGGTTGCAGACTGAGAAGCAGAAAGTAAATAGTCCATATATGGCCTGGGAACATCACTGAGCACATTAGCAGATTCAGCACCAAAGCCAGTGCCTTCATAGGATGGGTTAGTTATCTGGTGATAAGGTGAAAAAGATTCAGTGGATCCTTCAAAACTTGGCCTTCGGCTTACACTGCTTGGCATTATACTTTTTCCTGTGGAGAATAACACAACGGATGGATTAACATCAGAAAGATAGGTATATGAATAAATACTGTTCCTTctttcagacacac encodes the following:
- the LATS2 gene encoding serine/threonine-protein kinase LATS2 isoform X1, whose amino-acid sequence is MRPKTFPATTYSGNSRQRLQEIREGLKQPAKASSQGLPIGPSSESSLDSKILVGKDAARQQQIRPAAKFGNYQKALREIRYSLLPFANELGTTSAVVEVNRQMLQELVNAGCDQEMAVRALKQTGSRGIEAALEYISKMGYLDPRNEQIVRVVKQTSSGKSIMPSSVSRRPSFEGSTESFSPYHQITNPSYEGTGFGAESANVLSDVPRPYMDYLLSASQSATMNAPVQRPPCLSSHNTPGNLQQKAYPTNMDSSVISYPVAGHSSQALQLQGTHGSNSPHYGRQPVMVQSEGLGYGIQRSHSFQNKMQQEGGYPSLPNKAAVAPNNSSHGFQQAPAGLYMPHSHHKQPIPSSHPIHVITRGAPFSNEFSDSPPQGLLTPSRNSLNMDLYDLNNSQIQQWQTTSSSSSSSSSRRDSLQSQALEASPRQHVPFRPDACVPSRTNSFNNHQPQMPVPMRQTASGKTEASMPSPNTITAVTATHILQPVKSTRVMRPEPQTAVGPAHPGWLPAQSSALDNLGMMEQHPLPVGGANAYPLDVDYSNQELRCPPPPYPKHLLLPNSSEQFDINCLRPGMEQTIRRIPSSASNKSEENGERSEKIKTAKSEKKDKKQIQTSPVPVRKNGKDEEKRESRIKSYSPFAFKFYMEQHVENVIKTYQQKMNRRLQLEQEMAKAGLCEAEQEQMRKILYQKESNYNRLKRAKMDKSMFVKIKTLGIGAFGEVCLACKVDTHALYAMKTLRKKDVLNRNQVAHVKAERDILAEADNEWVVKLYYSFQDKDNLYFVMDYIPGGDMMSLLIRMEVFPEKLARFYIAELTLAIESVHKMGFIHRDIKPDNILIDLDGHIKLTDFGLCTGFRWTHNSKYYQKGSHIRQDSMEPSDLWDDGSNCRCGDRLKTLEQRVKKQHQRCLAHSLVGTPNYIAPEVLLRKGYTQLCDWWSVGVILFEMLVGQPPFLASTPTETQLKVINWENTLHIPSQIKLSPEASDLITKLCCSAEERLGRNGADDIKAHTFFDSIDFSTDIRRQPAPYVPKISHPMDTSNFDPVEEDDPWDDSSEDNARAWDPQASSNGKHTEHAFYEFTFRRFFDDNGYPFRYPKPSGLDISQSKNPDIENKDGLDQNGACQPVYV
- the LATS2 gene encoding serine/threonine-protein kinase LATS2 isoform X2 translates to MRSGLNCSCREHLQKLQKRHSCFQKMQIQEMAVRALKQTGSRGIEAALEYISKMGYLDPRNEQIVRVVKQTSSGKSIMPSSVSRRPSFEGSTESFSPYHQITNPSYEGTGFGAESANVLSDVPRPYMDYLLSASQSATMNAPVQRPPCLSSHNTPGNLQQKAYPTNMDSSVISYPVAGHSSQALQLQGTHGSNSPHYGRQPVMVQSEGLGYGIQRSHSFQNKMQQEGGYPSLPNKAAVAPNNSSHGFQQAPAGLYMPHSHHKQPIPSSHPIHVITRGAPFSNEFSDSPPQGLLTPSRNSLNMDLYDLNNSQIQQWQTTSSSSSSSSSRRDSLQSQALEASPRQHVPFRPDACVPSRTNSFNNHQPQMPVPMRQTASGKTEASMPSPNTITAVTATHILQPVKSTRVMRPEPQTAVGPAHPGWLPAQSSALDNLGMMEQHPLPVGGANAYPLDVDYSNQELRCPPPPYPKHLLLPNSSEQFDINCLRPGMEQTIRRIPSSASNKSEENGERSEKIKTAKSEKKDKKQIQTSPVPVRKNGKDEEKRESRIKSYSPFAFKFYMEQHVENVIKTYQQKMNRRLQLEQEMAKAGLCEAEQEQMRKILYQKESNYNRLKRAKMDKSMFVKIKTLGIGAFGEVCLACKVDTHALYAMKTLRKKDVLNRNQVAHVKAERDILAEADNEWVVKLYYSFQDKDNLYFVMDYIPGGDMMSLLIRMEVFPEKLARFYIAELTLAIESVHKMGFIHRDIKPDNILIDLDGHIKLTDFGLCTGFRWTHNSKYYQKGSHIRQDSMEPSDLWDDGSNCRCGDRLKTLEQRVKKQHQRCLAHSLVGTPNYIAPEVLLRKGYTQLCDWWSVGVILFEMLVGQPPFLASTPTETQLKVINWENTLHIPSQIKLSPEASDLITKLCCSAEERLGRNGADDIKAHTFFDSIDFSTDIRRQPAPYVPKISHPMDTSNFDPVEEDDPWDDSSEDNARAWDPQASSNGKHTEHAFYEFTFRRFFDDNGYPFRYPKPSGLDISQSKNPDIENKDGLDQNGACQPVYV